The Chlorocebus sabaeus isolate Y175 chromosome 6, mChlSab1.0.hap1, whole genome shotgun sequence genome has a segment encoding these proteins:
- the FBXL12 gene encoding F-box/LRR-repeat protein 12 isoform X1 yields the protein MATLVELPDSVLLEIFSYLPVRDRIRISRVCHRWKRLVDDRWLWRHVDLTLYTMRPKVMWHLLRRYMASRLHSLRMGGYLFSGSQAPQLSPALLRALGQKCPNLKRLCLHVADLSMVPITSLPSTLRTLELHSCEISMAWLHKQQDPTVLPLLECIVLDRVPAFRDEHLQGLTRFRALRSLVLGGTYRVTETGLDAGLQELSYLQRLEVLGCTLSADSTLLAISRHLRDVRKIRLTVRGLSAPGLAVLEGMPALESLCLQGPLVTPEMPSPTEILSSCLTMPKLRVLELQGLGWEGQEAEKILCKGLPHCMVIVRACPKESMDWWM from the exons ATGGCGACTTTGGTCGAACTGCCGGACTCAGTCCTGCTCGAGATCTTCTCTTACCTCCCGGTACGGGACCGGATCCGCATCTCCAG GGTCTGTCACCGCTGGAAGAGACTGGTGGACGACCGGTGGCTGTGGCGACATGTCGACCTGACGCTCTACACG ATGCGACCTAAAGTCATGTGGCACCTCCTTCGAAGGTACATGGCATCCCGGCTGCATTCCCTGCGGATGGGTGGCTACCTGTTCTCTGGCTCCCAGGCTCCCCAGTTGTCCCCTGCTCTGTTGAGAGCCCTGGGCCAGAAATGCCCCAACCTGAAGCGCCTCTGCCTACACGTGGCCGATCTGAGCATGGTGCCCATCACCAGCCTGCCCAGCACCCTGAGGACCCTGGAGCTGCACAGCTGCGAGATCTCTATGGCTTGGCTCCACAAGCAGCAGGACCCCACCGTGCTGCCCCTGCTTGAATGCATCGTGCTGGACCGCGTCCCCGCCTTCCGCGACGAGCACCTGCAGGGCCTGACGCGCTTCCGGGCCTTGCGCTCGCTGGTGCTGGGTGGCACCTACCGTGTGACCGAGACAGGGCTGGATGCTGGCCTGCAGGAGCTCAGCTATCTGCAGAGGCTCGAGGTGCTGGGCTGCACCTTGTCTGCTGACAGCACCCTGCTGGCTATCAGCCGCCACCTCCGAGATGTGCGCAAGATCCGGCTGACCGTGAGGGGCCTCTCTGCCCCTGGCCTGGCTGTCCTGGAGGGAATGCCAGCCCTGGAGAGTCTGTGCCTGCAGGGTCCCCTCGTCACCCCGGAAATGCCGTCCCCCACTGAAATCCTCTCCTCTTGCCTCACTATGCCCAAGCTCAGAGTCCTTGAGCtgcaggggctgggctgggagggTCAGGAGGCGGAGAAGATCCTGTGTAAGGGGCTGCCCCACTGTATGGTCATTGTCAGGGCCTGCCCCAAAGAGTCTATGGACTGGTGGATGTAA
- the FBXL12 gene encoding F-box/LRR-repeat protein 12 isoform X2, whose product MRPKVMWHLLRRYMASRLHSLRMGGYLFSGSQAPQLSPALLRALGQKCPNLKRLCLHVADLSMVPITSLPSTLRTLELHSCEISMAWLHKQQDPTVLPLLECIVLDRVPAFRDEHLQGLTRFRALRSLVLGGTYRVTETGLDAGLQELSYLQRLEVLGCTLSADSTLLAISRHLRDVRKIRLTVRGLSAPGLAVLEGMPALESLCLQGPLVTPEMPSPTEILSSCLTMPKLRVLELQGLGWEGQEAEKILCKGLPHCMVIVRACPKESMDWWM is encoded by the coding sequence ATGCGACCTAAAGTCATGTGGCACCTCCTTCGAAGGTACATGGCATCCCGGCTGCATTCCCTGCGGATGGGTGGCTACCTGTTCTCTGGCTCCCAGGCTCCCCAGTTGTCCCCTGCTCTGTTGAGAGCCCTGGGCCAGAAATGCCCCAACCTGAAGCGCCTCTGCCTACACGTGGCCGATCTGAGCATGGTGCCCATCACCAGCCTGCCCAGCACCCTGAGGACCCTGGAGCTGCACAGCTGCGAGATCTCTATGGCTTGGCTCCACAAGCAGCAGGACCCCACCGTGCTGCCCCTGCTTGAATGCATCGTGCTGGACCGCGTCCCCGCCTTCCGCGACGAGCACCTGCAGGGCCTGACGCGCTTCCGGGCCTTGCGCTCGCTGGTGCTGGGTGGCACCTACCGTGTGACCGAGACAGGGCTGGATGCTGGCCTGCAGGAGCTCAGCTATCTGCAGAGGCTCGAGGTGCTGGGCTGCACCTTGTCTGCTGACAGCACCCTGCTGGCTATCAGCCGCCACCTCCGAGATGTGCGCAAGATCCGGCTGACCGTGAGGGGCCTCTCTGCCCCTGGCCTGGCTGTCCTGGAGGGAATGCCAGCCCTGGAGAGTCTGTGCCTGCAGGGTCCCCTCGTCACCCCGGAAATGCCGTCCCCCACTGAAATCCTCTCCTCTTGCCTCACTATGCCCAAGCTCAGAGTCCTTGAGCtgcaggggctgggctgggagggTCAGGAGGCGGAGAAGATCCTGTGTAAGGGGCTGCCCCACTGTATGGTCATTGTCAGGGCCTGCCCCAAAGAGTCTATGGACTGGTGGATGTAA